A window of the Desulfobacula toluolica Tol2 genome harbors these coding sequences:
- a CDS encoding hydrogenase iron-sulfur subunit: MENFQPVIIAFVCNWCTYTAADLAGTSRLSYPDNIRLIRVMCTGMVDPQYVIKAFLEGADGVLISGCHPGDCHYINGNYKARRRIKLLKEILVRFGIERDRLRLTWIGASDGIEFSQVMTKLNDQIIEMGPSQTRLSKVI; the protein is encoded by the coding sequence ATGGAAAATTTTCAACCGGTTATCATCGCTTTTGTCTGCAACTGGTGTACCTATACGGCTGCGGATCTTGCAGGGACATCCAGATTGTCCTATCCTGATAATATTCGCCTGATCCGGGTCATGTGTACGGGAATGGTTGATCCCCAATATGTTATCAAGGCTTTTCTTGAAGGAGCTGACGGGGTTTTAATCAGTGGGTGCCATCCGGGCGACTGCCACTATATCAACGGCAATTACAAGGCAAGACGCCGGATCAAGCTGTTGAAAGAAATTCTTGTGCGATTTGGAATTGAAAGGGACCGGCTGAGGCTGACATGGATAGGGGCAAGCGACGGCATTGAATTTTCTCAAGTCATGACGAAGCTCAATGATCAAATAATTGAAATGGGACCTTCTCAGACAAGGTTGAGCAAGGTCATATGA
- a CDS encoding 4Fe-4S dicluster domain-containing protein, with product MICKIEREDNSLIKGLQLFFKRLLETSNIDALFLPVRLEGSSSIMPSLVTSPDQLENAIPLSPAFALNSARMVSRLSYKASGRKTAVLLRPCEIRAFIELVKLKQGSRQELILMGMDCPKALTSSDCAAYMKGSPLTDDAYVEAVFSGNNETSDKNETIEGFTFSSACNTCENPFPINSDLNILLHGIDLSTGVVVESDSETGQKILESLEMPEVVLPEKRDQIMAQIKQARSTANQAMICDITDKTDSIVKLNAFFDRCINCYNCRNMCPVCYCKECVFNTDVFYHQPVQYHQWAEKKGSIKMPTDTVFYHLTRMAHMSHACVGCGQCSNACPSDINVFELFKSVAQQTQAAFEYSPGTDENQLPPLSVFNEQEFESIVGVAKE from the coding sequence ATGATATGCAAAATAGAGCGTGAGGATAACAGCCTGATCAAAGGATTGCAGTTGTTTTTCAAACGGCTTCTGGAAACCAGCAATATTGATGCTCTTTTTCTGCCGGTTCGCTTAGAAGGGTCAAGTTCCATTATGCCGTCTCTTGTGACCAGCCCGGATCAATTGGAGAATGCCATACCTTTAAGCCCTGCTTTTGCGCTTAATTCGGCAAGAATGGTATCTCGTCTTTCCTATAAGGCGTCCGGAAGAAAAACTGCCGTATTGCTACGGCCTTGTGAAATCCGGGCTTTTATTGAACTGGTAAAGCTCAAACAAGGCTCCCGGCAGGAGTTGATTCTTATGGGCATGGATTGCCCCAAAGCATTGACATCGTCTGACTGTGCAGCGTACATGAAAGGATCGCCTTTGACCGATGATGCCTATGTTGAGGCGGTGTTTTCAGGCAACAATGAAACCTCAGACAAAAATGAAACTATAGAAGGTTTTACATTCAGCAGTGCCTGTAACACCTGTGAGAATCCGTTTCCCATCAACAGTGACTTGAATATTCTTCTTCACGGTATTGATCTTTCAACGGGGGTGGTGGTGGAGTCAGACAGTGAAACGGGGCAAAAGATTCTGGAAAGCCTTGAAATGCCGGAGGTTGTACTGCCGGAGAAACGAGATCAGATCATGGCTCAGATAAAACAGGCCCGTTCAACAGCCAATCAGGCAATGATTTGCGACATCACCGATAAGACAGACAGTATCGTAAAACTCAATGCTTTTTTTGACCGGTGCATCAACTGCTATAACTGCCGGAACATGTGCCCGGTCTGCTATTGCAAAGAGTGCGTCTTTAATACGGATGTGTTTTATCATCAGCCGGTTCAATATCACCAGTGGGCTGAAAAAAAGGGGAGTATCAAAATGCCCACGGATACGGTTTTTTATCATCTCACCCGGATGGCCCATATGAGTCATGCCTGTGTGGGATGCGGTCAGTGTTCAAATGCATGCCCCAGCGATATCAATGTTTTTGAGCTGTTCAAGAGCGTGGCTCAACAAACCCAGGCAGCCTTTGAATATTCTCCCGGAACAGACGAAAATCAATTGCCTCCCTTATCGGTTTTTAATGAACAAGAGTTTGAGAGCATAGTTGGTGTGGCAAAAGAATAA
- a CDS encoding response regulator, producing the protein MNKAIGRTLVAGAGLSGIRSALDLAETGFKVLLIDKADHIGGLLCQLDYQFPTSTCGYCRMLPMFDRDRSSQHCLRKGLFHENIEILLSTELISVQGEPGDLNVTLKQNPSLIDSSLCTGCGECERVCPVLVNDPFNEGFTKRKAVYLPTPQSFSNAYTIDYTACTRCGECEKICSAGAIKFTEQDREKFKILVVDDEKIVRDSMKEWLKEEGFFVKTADSGQKALDLMDEQLFNMLLTDIKMPGMDGVELLARAKQKNEDLCVIMMTAYAAVDSAVDAMKQGALDYLTKPFDPDILISMVLKVYHEFEIAEGRVERVDAFILAGGTQFFRPELGKNPYGYGVLPGVLTGMEFERLISGTGPEFVSGSNRLIHPKTGKPVRKIAWFQCVGSRDVQAGAQFCSSVCCMISIKEAILAREKFGPDIETTIFYMDMRTIGKSFDEYKRTAQQDNQVRFVRARIHSLSQNPTFFKNSVVSQDSGKMDGNLVTRYADIQGVIHEEDFDLVVLATGQRPARQMTDFAIQNNIETNTWGFVETLPFSMVETSRPGILSGGSLCGLKDIGESVTCASAAAFGACKIMHGAGRRITHEIQADEPAILARENPRILTVLCSCNTAFSQKLDIETLKASLEQIPEMDAVEIMDKLCMDEGKAALADKIEKIHSNRLVLGACLPCIQKQKIREIGKMSKLHPSLVETLDMVPVLNRNLNSQVRKTTQCLERELKVLISRARFKNPVPVEEVESNQNALVIGGGIAGITAALSIADCGYHVDLVEKNDTLGGNLLWMDKTVDGLDIQAYLAEKVKQLESHDHVTIHKQTNIEGSGVNGFAVNDYRGRAGEFSTVLNKDDDRSETIFHGVTILATGGNQAPLDLMSNDPSKNVLTQKEFEIAVHDREIDPENLDSVVMIQCSGTRDEKQNYCSRVCCIRALKNALFLKEKNPDVQVFIFYRDMMSYGFFEEYYTRAKNIGVVFFQYDPENKPVTQTNKSGCLVKARDILLDMPVEIQADCVIHATGILPDLPKVLADQYGATRDEFYFFKEADPKFRPVDSMNYRVFSCGLSLKPCTIEEAISSAQACAVRAMRILSHERLVSGKTVATTRAATCSMCEMCVDTCPYGARFVDVLEEKIGIDPGACQGCGVCAAVCPSGSAVLEGFDARQMLDVIDMALL; encoded by the coding sequence ATGAACAAGGCAATTGGCAGAACATTGGTTGCCGGCGCAGGGTTAAGCGGTATCAGATCTGCACTGGATCTGGCTGAAACAGGCTTCAAGGTTCTTCTCATTGACAAAGCAGACCACATCGGCGGCCTGTTGTGTCAGCTTGATTACCAGTTTCCCACATCCACATGCGGATATTGCCGGATGCTGCCCATGTTTGACAGGGACCGGTCTTCCCAGCATTGTTTGAGAAAAGGGCTTTTCCATGAAAATATTGAGATCCTTTTGTCCACGGAACTGATATCTGTTCAAGGGGAACCAGGGGATTTAAACGTTACCCTCAAACAAAACCCCTCTTTGATTGATTCGTCTTTATGCACGGGGTGCGGTGAATGCGAACGGGTTTGCCCGGTGTTGGTAAATGATCCGTTCAACGAGGGATTTACAAAACGAAAGGCTGTCTATCTGCCGACACCCCAGTCCTTTTCCAATGCTTACACCATTGATTATACGGCATGTACAAGGTGTGGCGAGTGCGAGAAAATTTGTTCTGCAGGGGCGATAAAATTTACAGAACAGGATAGGGAAAAATTTAAGATCCTGGTGGTGGATGATGAAAAAATTGTCCGGGATTCCATGAAAGAGTGGCTCAAGGAAGAGGGATTTTTCGTCAAAACAGCGGATTCAGGACAAAAAGCCCTTGACCTGATGGACGAACAGCTGTTTAACATGCTGCTTACCGATATCAAAATGCCTGGAATGGACGGGGTTGAATTGCTGGCCAGGGCAAAACAGAAAAATGAAGATCTGTGCGTTATTATGATGACGGCGTATGCCGCGGTTGATTCAGCCGTGGATGCCATGAAACAGGGGGCCCTTGATTATCTTACCAAACCCTTTGATCCGGATATATTGATTTCCATGGTGCTGAAAGTCTATCATGAGTTTGAAATTGCCGAAGGACGTGTTGAAAGGGTGGATGCGTTTATTCTTGCCGGGGGAACACAGTTTTTCAGGCCTGAACTGGGAAAAAATCCTTATGGTTATGGTGTTTTGCCGGGGGTGTTAACCGGTATGGAGTTTGAACGGCTCATCAGTGGAACCGGGCCTGAATTTGTTTCCGGCAGCAACAGGTTGATTCATCCAAAAACCGGCAAGCCTGTTCGAAAAATCGCCTGGTTCCAATGCGTTGGTTCCAGGGATGTCCAGGCTGGGGCACAGTTTTGTTCCAGTGTCTGCTGCATGATTTCCATAAAAGAGGCTATTCTTGCCAGAGAAAAATTTGGCCCGGATATTGAAACCACGATTTTTTATATGGATATGAGAACAATCGGCAAATCCTTTGATGAGTATAAGCGAACTGCTCAACAAGACAACCAGGTCAGGTTTGTCAGGGCAAGAATTCATTCTCTTTCTCAAAACCCCACCTTTTTTAAAAATTCTGTTGTTTCTCAAGATTCCGGTAAAATGGACGGCAATCTTGTGACCAGGTACGCAGACATTCAGGGAGTCATCCATGAAGAAGATTTTGATCTTGTGGTGCTGGCAACCGGACAAAGACCTGCCAGACAGATGACCGATTTTGCCATTCAAAACAACATTGAAACAAACACATGGGGATTTGTTGAAACCCTGCCTTTTTCAATGGTTGAGACATCAAGGCCGGGAATTTTATCCGGCGGATCTCTTTGCGGGTTAAAGGATATCGGCGAATCAGTCACCTGTGCATCGGCAGCAGCCTTTGGGGCATGCAAAATCATGCACGGTGCAGGGCGGCGGATAACACATGAAATACAGGCAGATGAACCAGCGATTCTGGCAAGGGAAAATCCAAGAATTTTAACGGTGCTGTGTTCTTGCAATACTGCATTTTCTCAAAAGCTTGACATTGAAACTCTGAAAGCCAGCCTGGAGCAAATTCCTGAAATGGATGCCGTTGAAATAATGGATAAGCTGTGCATGGATGAAGGAAAGGCAGCCTTGGCGGACAAGATCGAAAAAATTCATTCTAACAGGCTTGTTCTGGGAGCATGCCTTCCTTGTATTCAAAAACAAAAGATCAGGGAAATTGGTAAAATGTCAAAACTTCACCCAAGCCTTGTTGAAACTCTGGATATGGTTCCTGTTTTAAATCGGAATTTAAATTCTCAAGTTCGCAAGACAACACAATGTCTTGAAAGAGAGTTGAAAGTTTTGATATCAAGGGCCAGGTTTAAAAATCCCGTGCCGGTTGAGGAAGTTGAATCCAATCAAAATGCCCTGGTGATTGGCGGTGGTATTGCAGGTATCACAGCGGCATTGTCAATTGCAGATTGCGGGTATCATGTCGACCTGGTTGAAAAAAACGATACCCTTGGCGGGAATCTGTTGTGGATGGATAAGACTGTTGACGGTCTGGATATTCAGGCGTATCTGGCTGAAAAAGTCAAACAGCTTGAATCCCATGATCATGTTACGATTCATAAACAAACAAATATTGAAGGTTCTGGTGTTAACGGTTTTGCTGTTAACGATTATAGAGGGAGGGCCGGAGAATTTTCCACTGTTTTAAACAAAGACGATGACCGCAGTGAAACGATTTTTCACGGGGTGACCATTCTTGCCACAGGGGGAAACCAGGCCCCACTTGATTTGATGTCTAACGACCCGTCAAAAAATGTGTTGACCCAGAAAGAATTTGAAATCGCTGTTCACGACCGGGAAATTGATCCTGAAAATCTGGACAGTGTTGTGATGATACAGTGTTCCGGAACAAGGGATGAAAAGCAAAATTACTGCTCCAGGGTCTGTTGTATCAGGGCCTTGAAAAATGCGCTTTTTCTCAAAGAAAAGAATCCTGATGTCCAGGTCTTTATTTTTTACAGAGATATGATGAGTTATGGATTTTTTGAAGAATATTATACCCGGGCAAAAAATATTGGGGTGGTTTTTTTTCAGTATGATCCTGAAAACAAGCCTGTGACACAAACAAATAAAAGCGGGTGTCTTGTCAAAGCCCGTGATATCCTGCTGGATATGCCGGTTGAAATCCAGGCTGATTGCGTGATTCATGCCACTGGTATTTTGCCGGATCTTCCAAAGGTACTGGCAGATCAATATGGCGCAACAAGAGATGAATTTTATTTTTTCAAGGAAGCCGATCCAAAATTCAGGCCTGTGGACAGCATGAATTACAGGGTTTTTTCCTGTGGCTTGTCATTAAAACCTTGTACCATTGAAGAAGCAATTTCTTCAGCCCAGGCCTGTGCAGTAAGGGCCATGCGAATTCTCTCTCATGAGCGTCTGGTATCCGGGAAAACAGTTGCTACAACCCGTGCGGCAACCTGCAGCATGTGTGAAATGTGTGTGGATACCTGTCCCTATGGTGCAAGGTTTGTTGATGTTTTGGAGGAAAAAATAGGTATTGATCCTGGTGCCTGCCAGGGATGTGGTGTATGCGCGGCAGTTTGTCCAAGCGGTTCGGCAGTCCTGGAGGGGTTTGACGCCAGGCAGATGCTGGATGTCATTGATATGGCATTGTTGTGA
- a CDS encoding 4Fe-4S dicluster domain-containing protein yields the protein MGQENNELLLTHIGPIKEMIQTCIQCGTCTASCPNTKFMDMTPRHMWRLLLTDHADVIFSSKSFIMCSSCYYCTLRCPRGLELTAAMSLLKQAALKLKLKRFRRSSLFYEAFLDSVKKHGRVKEMEFMTHYFMSMKNPLLPLGYAALGTRLLAKGKIRPDFSFGGKGKLTALFEKTAQLEG from the coding sequence ATGGGCCAGGAAAATAATGAACTGTTGTTGACACATATCGGGCCGATCAAGGAGATGATCCAGACATGCATTCAATGCGGAACCTGTACTGCGTCCTGCCCGAACACAAAATTTATGGACATGACTCCCAGGCATATGTGGCGTTTGCTGCTGACGGATCATGCTGACGTAATTTTTTCAAGCAAATCTTTTATCATGTGTTCATCCTGCTATTATTGCACCTTGAGATGCCCAAGGGGGCTTGAGTTGACTGCTGCCATGAGCCTGTTGAAACAGGCGGCGTTAAAATTAAAATTAAAGCGGTTCCGGCGCTCGTCTCTTTTTTATGAAGCTTTTTTAGACAGTGTTAAAAAACATGGCAGGGTCAAGGAGATGGAGTTTATGACCCACTATTTTATGTCAATGAAAAACCCCCTACTTCCGTTGGGCTATGCGGCTTTAGGGACAAGGCTGCTGGCTAAGGGTAAGATCCGGCCTGACTTTTCTTTTGGAGGCAAGGGAAAATTAACGGCATTGTTTGAAAAAACAGCACAACTGGAGGGATGA
- a CDS encoding CoB--CoM heterodisulfide reductase iron-sulfur subunit B family protein, which produces MKYLYYPGCSLEGTSVEYHISTKALMQAMDAQLEEIEDWTCCGATAAESVSQLLSYVLPARNLALAEKMNRSKQILVPCSACYLNLKKTEEQIKKDKNLLGQINMVLAEEDLVLNGDVNVRHLLDVLANDVDIKKIKLAAQQKMSGLSIAPYYGCQCLRPFNVFDDPEDPHSMDALIRATGAQIFEWDMGGQCCGASNTSTKPEAGLALVGKILQAAKGADAILTVCPMCQMNLEGYQKKISQQQGKNLEIPVFFLPQFLGLAMGKRKEDTRLDLNLSHTGAFAKKSCMI; this is translated from the coding sequence ATGAAATACTTATATTATCCTGGCTGTTCATTGGAAGGCACCTCTGTTGAATATCATATTTCCACTAAAGCATTAATGCAGGCTATGGACGCACAATTGGAGGAAATTGAGGATTGGACCTGCTGCGGGGCCACGGCAGCCGAGTCCGTAAGCCAGCTGTTGTCCTATGTGCTTCCGGCAAGGAATCTGGCCCTTGCTGAAAAAATGAACAGATCTAAACAGATTCTGGTGCCCTGCAGCGCCTGCTATCTGAATTTGAAAAAAACCGAAGAACAGATAAAAAAAGACAAGAATTTGCTGGGGCAAATTAATATGGTGCTTGCCGAAGAAGATCTTGTTTTAAATGGAGATGTAAACGTCCGGCACCTGCTGGATGTCCTGGCAAATGATGTGGATATCAAAAAAATCAAGCTGGCAGCTCAACAAAAAATGTCGGGTCTGAGTATTGCGCCTTATTACGGATGCCAGTGTTTGCGGCCATTTAATGTTTTTGATGATCCAGAAGATCCCCATTCCATGGATGCATTGATACGGGCAACCGGGGCGCAAATTTTTGAATGGGACATGGGTGGTCAATGTTGCGGCGCTTCCAATACCAGTACAAAGCCTGAAGCAGGATTGGCACTGGTGGGAAAAATTTTGCAGGCTGCAAAAGGGGCGGATGCGATATTAACCGTCTGCCCCATGTGCCAGATGAACCTTGAAGGCTATCAAAAAAAAATATCTCAACAACAAGGGAAAAATCTTGAAATTCCAGTTTTTTTCCTTCCGCAGTTTTTAGGGCTTGCCATGGGAAAAAGAAAAGAGGATACCCGGCTGGATTTAAATCTTTCCCATACAGGAGCTTTTGCAAAAAAAAGCTGTATGATATGA
- a CDS encoding ATP-binding protein: MSNFTQYLRHSLVSKLIIIVGLTVILSISAWAYFNINNIRTQIIKNLIASTDRLANSIKLGTHYAMMLNSRDDITQIINNIATQPEIENIRIYNKEGKIKFTNQEDEIDKMVDIKEVACDICHKQDPPPDQIGLQQRTRFFRSEKGHRLLGIVQPICNEPGCATECHFHPEHQQILGSLDVVVSLEQQDRQMSKIEKGIISLALSTILIISVILFFSILQFVKKPIIKLIEGTRKIAEGKYDEDIDIGNDYEIGLLGTAIKKMGAQIGLNQAELKKQKNEYQSLFDTAPCMITVQDKNYRLLRWNKVFKDRFDPKPGSCCYYAYKGLEEKCPDCPVEKTFLDGKSHYGEAEGMAKDGEKNHWIFITSPVTDTEGNVVAAMEMSIDITPRRRLEKELKRSEEKYHAIFNNISNPVFVVDIQTFAILDCNIKAVEVYGYSRSILLNKLFSEFFVESQAAELVKKMRSGREINKVKHLVQNNRFIYVDMWVSPSNYSGQKVLLVTINDITQRLETEQHLMHASKMATLGEMSTGIAHELNQPLSVIKSSSSFCMKKMRKNEIIEKEIFNKLISKIDSNVDRAEKIIHHMRQFARKTEIKLVRTNINKVLQRTFEMFNQQLKIHGIDVIWDKNDALPEIQANPDRLEQVFINLVMNAKDAIEEKWEKQGTRPGDTDKITIITKIRDNRVVIEIRDTGIGIQKEAADKLFEPFFTTKEVGKGTGLGLSISYGIIKECSGTIQAEPGKNKGAVFIISFPVPDGDGDDIVYESHKS, encoded by the coding sequence ATGAGTAATTTTACCCAATATTTAAGGCACAGCCTTGTTTCAAAGCTGATCATTATTGTCGGACTGACCGTTATTCTTTCCATATCTGCCTGGGCATACTTTAATATTAATAATATCCGGACCCAGATTATAAAAAATCTGATAGCCAGTACGGACAGGCTTGCCAATTCCATTAAACTCGGCACCCATTACGCTATGATGCTCAATTCAAGGGATGACATTACCCAGATTATTAATAATATCGCCACCCAGCCGGAAATAGAAAATATAAGGATATACAATAAAGAGGGTAAGATAAAATTTACCAACCAGGAAGACGAAATTGATAAAATGGTTGATATCAAGGAAGTGGCCTGTGATATCTGCCATAAACAGGACCCGCCGCCGGATCAGATCGGATTGCAGCAAAGGACGCGATTTTTTCGATCCGAAAAAGGCCACAGGCTTTTGGGCATTGTCCAGCCTATCTGCAATGAGCCAGGCTGCGCTACAGAGTGCCATTTTCATCCTGAGCATCAACAGATACTGGGCTCCCTTGATGTGGTCGTTTCTCTTGAACAGCAAGACCGCCAGATGTCGAAAATTGAAAAAGGGATCATAAGCCTCGCACTTTCAACAATTTTAATTATATCCGTGATTCTCTTTTTTTCCATTTTGCAATTTGTAAAAAAGCCGATTATCAAGCTTATTGAGGGGACAAGGAAGATTGCTGAAGGTAAATATGATGAAGATATTGATATAGGAAATGATTATGAAATCGGGCTTCTTGGCACAGCCATAAAAAAAATGGGTGCCCAGATAGGCCTTAACCAGGCTGAACTTAAAAAACAGAAAAACGAATACCAGTCACTTTTTGACACGGCACCGTGCATGATAACGGTCCAGGATAAAAATTACCGGTTGTTAAGGTGGAATAAGGTTTTCAAAGACAGGTTTGATCCAAAGCCTGGTTCCTGCTGTTATTATGCTTATAAAGGTCTGGAAGAAAAATGCCCTGATTGTCCGGTTGAAAAAACTTTTCTGGATGGAAAATCACATTATGGTGAAGCAGAAGGCATGGCTAAGGACGGTGAAAAAAATCATTGGATATTTATTACATCCCCTGTAACTGATACTGAAGGAAACGTTGTTGCCGCAATGGAGATGAGTATTGATATCACCCCAAGACGACGTCTGGAAAAAGAGCTCAAGAGATCTGAGGAAAAGTATCATGCAATATTTAACAATATTTCAAATCCCGTTTTTGTCGTCGATATCCAGACATTTGCCATCCTTGACTGTAATATTAAAGCAGTTGAAGTTTACGGGTATTCCAGAAGCATATTGTTAAACAAATTGTTTTCCGAGTTTTTTGTGGAATCTCAGGCAGCCGAATTGGTTAAAAAAATGAGGTCGGGCCGGGAGATAAACAAGGTGAAACACCTGGTTCAAAATAACCGGTTCATCTATGTTGACATGTGGGTTTCGCCTTCTAACTATTCGGGCCAAAAAGTGCTGCTTGTCACCATTAATGATATTACTCAGCGTCTTGAAACCGAACAGCACCTGATGCATGCAAGCAAAATGGCCACCCTGGGTGAAATGTCCACCGGGATTGCCCATGAATTGAATCAGCCATTGTCGGTGATTAAATCTTCCAGCAGTTTTTGTATGAAAAAAATGCGGAAAAATGAAATAATTGAAAAAGAGATTTTTAACAAGCTGATTTCAAAAATTGACAGCAATGTGGACCGGGCTGAAAAAATTATTCACCATATGCGGCAGTTTGCAAGAAAAACTGAAATCAAACTTGTCAGAACAAACATAAACAAGGTGCTTCAAAGAACATTTGAAATGTTTAACCAGCAACTTAAAATTCACGGTATTGATGTTATCTGGGATAAAAACGATGCATTGCCGGAAATACAGGCTAATCCCGACAGACTTGAACAGGTTTTTATTAATCTTGTGATGAATGCAAAAGATGCCATAGAAGAAAAATGGGAAAAACAGGGCACAAGGCCGGGGGATACCGACAAAATTACCATTATAACCAAAATACGGGATAACAGGGTTGTCATTGAAATACGTGACACGGGTATCGGAATTCAAAAAGAGGCGGCTGACAAGCTGTTCGAGCCTTTTTTCACCACCAAGGAAGTGGGAAAGGGAACGGGTTTGGGGTTGTCCATAAGTTATGGTATTATCAAAGAGTGTTCCGGCACAATCCAGGCAGAGCCGGGGAAGAACAAAGGTGCGGTTTTTATTATCTCTTTTCCCGTGCCGGACGGAGATGGAGATGATATCGTGTATGAAAGCCATAAAAGTTGA
- a CDS encoding hybrid sensor histidine kinase/response regulator translates to MIDKSQVSILVVDDEEDIRDVLEIALMDIGYTVLLAENGEKAFEIFKSKRPQIVITDIKMPVMDGIELLRQIKRENPATEVLMITGHGDMDLTIRSLKHEAMDFITKPVNVDILEIAVEKAVEKIVSGQKLLEYTQKLELLILEKSKLADHLSGLGLMMGTISHNIKGLLTNLDGGIYVARSGLKNNNNKTIEEGMDLLGQSVDRIKKMIMDVLLYSKERKLNRSLIETKGFVRQIKKMMELKLKGTNIIFNCNDTHCPETIFVDEEFIMAALVNILDNAIDACRSDMQKKDHAIEFEILKKKDQLVIQIHDNGCGMDSQTKEKIFNLFFSSKSTKGTGFGLYISNSIIKQHSGSIHVTSIKEKETLFKIILPDEI, encoded by the coding sequence ATGATTGATAAAAGTCAGGTGTCCATATTGGTTGTTGATGATGAAGAAGATATCAGGGACGTTCTTGAAATTGCATTAATGGATATCGGATATACGGTATTGCTTGCAGAAAATGGCGAAAAGGCATTTGAGATATTCAAGTCCAAAAGACCGCAGATAGTTATTACAGATATTAAAATGCCGGTTATGGATGGTATTGAATTGTTAAGACAGATTAAAAGGGAAAATCCTGCAACCGAAGTGTTGATGATCACCGGGCACGGCGATATGGATTTGACCATTCGCAGCCTCAAGCACGAGGCCATGGATTTTATCACCAAGCCTGTAAATGTGGATATTCTTGAAATTGCCGTTGAAAAAGCTGTTGAAAAAATTGTCTCAGGTCAAAAGCTTTTGGAATACACTCAAAAACTTGAACTTCTCATCCTGGAAAAATCAAAGCTGGCCGATCATTTGTCTGGCCTGGGGCTTATGATGGGAACCATCTCTCACAATATCAAGGGATTGTTAACCAATCTTGACGGTGGAATTTATGTGGCTCGGTCCGGCCTGAAAAACAACAACAATAAAACAATTGAAGAAGGAATGGACTTGCTGGGGCAGTCAGTTGACCGGATAAAAAAGATGATCATGGATGTTTTATTGTATTCCAAGGAAAGAAAGCTTAACAGAAGCCTCATTGAGACCAAAGGGTTTGTCCGTCAGATTAAAAAAATGATGGAATTAAAACTGAAAGGAACAAATATAATCTTTAATTGCAATGATACTCATTGCCCTGAAACTATTTTCGTGGATGAGGAATTTATCATGGCCGCCCTGGTCAATATCCTGGATAATGCCATTGATGCCTGCCGGTCTGATATGCAGAAAAAAGATCATGCCATTGAGTTTGAAATATTAAAAAAAAAAGATCAATTGGTGATTCAAATTCATGATAATGGCTGTGGTATGGACAGTCAAACAAAAGAAAAAATATTTAACCTGTTTTTTTCCTCAAAAAGTACAAAAGGAACGGGATTTGGACTGTATATTTCAAATTCTATTATCAAACAGCATAGCGGCTCCATTCATGTGACGTCCATAAAGGAAAAAGAGACCCTGTTTAAAATTATCCTGCCCGATGAAATTTAA